The genomic interval CGGGGCCGGCGGGTCGCGGCTCCTGCGCGGCAATTGCGAAGAGCACGAACGTCTGGAAGCTGAAGCAGCCAGGTTCTTTGGCGCCGAGACAGCGCTTTTCTTCTGTAGCGGTTATGTCGCAAATTTTGCGGTCCTGACGACGGTGCCGCAGAAAGGCGATCTGCTCGTTCTCGATTCTCTGGTGCACGCGAGCATTCATGAAGGCGCGCGAGCCGCCCGCGCTGACTTTCGGATCAGCGCGCATAACGATCCAGAGGCGGTTGCAAGCGCGATTCGTGACTGGCGGGCCAATGGCGGAGTTGGCCGTGTCTGGATCGTGGCCGAAAGCCTCTATAGCATGGACGGCGATTTTGCACCGCTTAAGGAGCTGGTTGCGCTCGCCGACCGCCATGATGCGTTCCTGATGGTGGATGAGGCCCATGCCACAGGCGTTTACGGTGAAAAGGGACGGGGGCTCACCACACCTTACGAGGGGCGAGAAAATCTACTGGTCGTTCATACTTGCGGCAAGGCGCTGGGCGCTGCGGGTGCGCTCGTCACCGCGTCCGGCGTCCTGCGAGACTTCATGGTCAATCGGTGCCGTCCCTTTATCTTCGCCACCGCGCCCTCGCCGTTGATCGCCGTTGCCGTGCGAGAGGCGATTCTGATCCTGCAGCAGGAACCCGAGCGTCAGCAGCGCCTCATTGACCTGGTCGCGTTCACGCATCGGCAGATGAAACAGCGCGGTTGGAAAGGTCCTTCGAACTCGCAGATCGTACCCTACATTGTAGGCGACAATGCGCGTGCGATGCGGCTCGCTTCCGCGCTGCAGGCGCGCGGCTTCGACATCCGCGGAATCCGCCCCCCAACCGTACCTGCGGGCACGGCTCGTTTGCGAATCTCGCTGACACTTAACGTCGGCGAAGCTGACGTCCGCGCAATGCTCGATGCCCTCGTCGAGGAGACGGAAAGTATACTTCGATGAGTCCAAGGATAGTGGTAACGGGCACGGATACCGGAATCGGTAAGACCGTGTTTTCGTCGGGGCTCGCGAACCTCCTTGGTGCGAATTATTGGAAGCCAGTTCAGGCCGGCCTCGGTGGAGAGACCGATAGCGAGACCGTCGCGCGGCTGGGCGGCCTCTCAGCCGACCGCATCTTGCAAGAGCGCTACCGTCTTCGAACGCCCGCCTCACCTCATTATTCCGCAGAGCTTGACGGAGTTCGCGTCGATGCAGATTCGCTCGATGTGCCAGATGCCGGGGGACGGCCATTGGTTATAGAGGGCGCGGGCGGGCTGATGGTGCCGCTGAGTGGCGACACACTTTACATTGATGTGTTCGAGCGCTGGCGGCTTCCAGTGGTGCTTTGCGCGAGCACAGTCCTTGGCACCATCAATCACTCACTGCTGTCGATAGAGGCTCTCCGAAAGCGTGAGATCCCAATACTCGGGATGGCCTTCATTGGCGAAAGAAATGCCGAGACTCAGACAGTCATCCGCGAGATGGGGCGGGTGCGTTGGCTGGGACGATTGCCATGGCTCTCTGACCTCACCGCGGACACGCTGCAGGCAGCGTTCAAAGCCTCATTCCGTGCAGATAGTTTCAAGTTGTATGCCAAAGAATAAGTCTCCGATCTGGCATCCGTTCACGCAACACGCTCTTCAAGATGAGATGACGCGGGTTGTTCGGGGAAATGGTGCCTATCTCCACACCGCGGATGGTCGCCGTATCATCGATGCAATCTCATCCTGGTGGGTGGTGACGCATGGTCACTGCCATCCACATATCGTGCGCGCGATTCAGGAACAGGCAGGTAAGCTCAATCAGATCATCTTTGCCGGGCATACCCACGATCCTGCGGAGGAAGTTGCCGCGCAGCTCCTGAAGTTCGCGCCCCCAGGGCTCGAGCATGTCTTCTTCTCCGACAGCGGCTCAGCAAGCGTCGAAGTCGCGTTAAAAATGGCACTCGGCTATTGGCACAATGTCGGCAAGCAGCGAATACGCATTGTCGTGATGCAACATTCCTATCATGGCGACACGATAGGTGGGATGTCGGTGGGGGCGCGCGGCGTCTTCAACGAGGCGTACGGACCCTTGCTGTTCGACGTCATCTCAGTCCCGTTTCCCGCAACAGGTCGTGAGCAGGACACGCTGGACGCCCTTGAGTTGGCATGCCGAAACGAAATACCAGCGGCCTTTATTGCGGAGCCTCTGATATTAGGGGCAGGCGGAATGCTGATGTATCCAGCCTGGGTGCTCAGGGAGATGAAGCGGATCTGCGAGGCGTCTGACGTCCTGTTCATTGCCGATGAGGTCATGACCGGCTGGGGTCGGACGGGAACACTCTTCGCATGCGAGCAGGCCAATATCACACCAGATATCGTCTGTTATTCCAAGGGCATTACGGGAGGAACGCTTCCCCTCGCCGTAACACTCTGTCGCGCGGATATTTTCGATGCCCACTATTCGATAGATCGGACGCGCACGTTCTTTCATTCGAGCTCATATACTGCAAATCCCGTGGCCTGCGCCGCCGCAAAAGCCAATCTGGATCTCTGGCAAGATCCCAATACTCGCCAGCGCGTGGCAGAGATCGCCGTGATGCAAGAAAAGGCGATCGAGCCGTTCCGGGCCGATGCACGCTTCGGAAACGTTCGTCGAACCGGCACGATTACAGCACTCGATCTGAAGACGAGCGATTCGGGCTATCTGGCGGATATCGGTCCGAAGCTCCAGGCCTTCTTTAACAATCGAAATCTGCTGCTTCGGCCACTTGGCAATACGATCTACGTGCTGCCACCGTACTGTGCGACAGCGGCAGACTTTGATGAAATCTATGCTGGCATCTGGGATGCAGCCGATGCGCTGGCTGGAAGAAACGCTCTGCGGGCTGAGAAGCCGGAAGCGAGCGTCTGTTAGCTTTTTCGGCGGTGTTGCGATGATCGCAATCCCCTGAACCCTAGCCTGGGGGCTAGGGGTCGGAGGTTCAAATCCTCTCGCTCCGACCAAATTAAGAAGAAAAATCAATGCATTGCCTAGCGGGCCTTTCGGGGCCCGTTTTGCTGTCGACGTTGTGTAAGCACGGTGTCACCACCGGCGCGTTTTTGATGATCTGACCTTCTGCCAGCACTGTGACCAACGTCCCGCGAACACTTTGAGAGTTTGACTGGAAAACGGCAACGGGAGCATGCCCGGAGCCAACCTTGCGGGTATAGTCGAGCGGCACAACTGAGAGGTCGTGGCGCGAAGGCCCGAACGGGGCTGGAGAAGGCTTGCGCATCGACCTAGGCCGCTAATCGCTGGAACCGCTGCGTGCTCGAAAATGCATTAATCCGGGGCGCTGGTGTCGACGGGGCCGTCGATATCGGGCTCGTCGCTGAGACGCTGCTGTTCTATCGGTCGACCCATTTGCTTGTCGACATGGCCTCCCTCCCGGCTCTTTGCGTTCAATTGGGGCCGGACGGACTGTTGTCGCTATTGCGATGGCCGGAAGTCACCGCTTCGTATTGCCCGGACACTCCGACGGTCCTAACGAATACGCAACGAGGACTATCGCAGCACGACTTCGGCCAATTGTTTTTGCACGGAGAAAGCGCAAAAAAACGATGCTCACGATCAAATCGCCTTAATCATCACTCGGTCCGGCGAATTAAACGTTCCCGTCAAAACCGTAGATCAGATCGTCGATCTCCTCAAAATTCATCGCCTGCCTCAAGATATCGGAACGATTGCAAATTCGGCGAGGGCCGATTGCGATGACCCTCACTTCGTGAGCATGGCAGCTCGCACAGTTCTCGAAACGGTGCGCCCGTCTTTCGCCATACCCAAGAACATGCAGTTTAGCGTCATAAATCTTGGCGGCGAGTTTGCGATCGACACAAATTTGGATTTTGACGCGATAAATCGATCATCCAACGGCAACGCGATATCGGGAGCTTATATTCTGGCCCATATCGTGAGCGCCCGCGCCGATACGTACTTCGCGGCGGACTATATGAGCGAACTGGTGACCAGCCCGGCTAACTCCGCGCTGATCCGGCTTAAGCATTTCGATTTCGTGCGGCGTCGGATCAAAAGCGAAGATCAGCACGACATGTTTGAGAACGTCGTGCTCAACGATGCACGCACGGTGCGTGAAGTTCTCAATTCAAAAGAGCGCTCAATTACGGAGTTTTTCCGCTTGTTAGATGATGGAGCAAAGTTCCGAGAATGGATGCATGCGCAACATCCAGATGCCCAGCTCGTCCGCGAATATTACGATCAGGTGAACAAAAAGACTTGGATCGGAAGGCTGCCCGGGAAATCCCTTCGGTTCGTATTCTTCACTGGGGCGGGAATGCTCGCCGATATGCTTGCTCCAACGGGATTGGGCACAGCTGCAGGGCTTACCTTGGGTGCGGCAGATAGCTTGCTGGTCGATAAGCTGTTGAGAGGCTGGCGACCCAGCCAATTTATCGAAGGGCCGCTGAAACGCTTTGCCACTTGAGCCGACAACACGCATTTAATCGGCGCGCTTGGTCCCCAACTGAACGATGCATTCAGAGGAACGCGATGATCCGGCTTCAGAAATTCGTCGAACGAGGCGCCTTCGGAGAAGGTCCCGGTCGCGCCGCGTACGTGTTCGAACCGACGAAGCTCCCTGAACCGAGCAGCGGCTTCAAGTGGCAGGTCGTGGGCGACTTCATGCCTGGCGATGCCATCCTCGCGGACCCCGGGCTGAAACAAGTATTCGAGGTCGCACTGAAACATGGCTGCGCAGTGGTGGCGCGCTAGCGCCGTCGCGCGCGACCATATCGCAAGAAGCATTTCCAGCCGGGTAGAATTGGATGAAGACTGACCGCTTTCCCTATGAGACGTCCCGGTGGAGCAACCTACCGGAACAAGCCAAACGATGGTTCGAAGAACTTGAAACACTGGGCCCGCAGAACGTCCGGGCCAGATTGGCACAAACCGACGCCGGTTCTGCCGGTACCATTGCGATCGGCGAAATGCAGGTTTTGACGATCGGCTTCGCGCAGGAATGGTTGGCGTGGCATGACCAGAAGCGCGACGCCCTGGAAGCCGAGAGGCACAGTCAGCATGTGTTCTGGACACGTTTTGCGGCTTGGGCCGCGACTGTCGCCGCGGCCTCCGCGGTAATCGTCTGTGCGTGGACGATCTTCCACAAATAACGCTCACGTGCAAAATGAACCAGATTTTCGACCCCACCAATTGGGACTTGCTGTCCTTGCTGAAGACGGCGGTCGGAACTGGGATAGGAACGGCCGCCGTGCAGGGCGGCATCGCCCTTTACCGAGAACGCACGCTGAAGAACGAGCATGCCGCCTACCTCGCTTTGCGGCTGGCGGTGCTCTTGGAGGCATACGCTTCCGAGTGCTGCGATTTCTATTCCGACAATGCCAATGCCGAGCAGCTGCCTAATGAACCCTATCCCTCTTGGAACACGAAGCTGCCGGACCTGCCCGAATATCCTGACGACACTGAGGCCTGGCGGACGCTGGACAAAAAGCTTCTAGCGAAATGCTTGAATTTTCCGAATCGAGTTCATGCCAGTCAGAACGCTATCGCCGCATGCGGCGAACACACGATGGACGATCTCGACGTAACGTTGGACGAACAAGCATCCGCGCGCGGCGCCGAGGCTTGGGAGATCGCGTCCGCGCTCCGCGAAGCATATAGGCTCGATCGAGCAGAGATCGTCTTCGACTACTACAGCGTCCTCCAAAAGGTTCTGAAACAGTCACGGGAAGAGCGCAAAAACGAGAGGAAAGCCAATGGTCCTTCCTCAGCGAGCTTTCTGCCCGCGAGAAGGATCTCCCGGCCTAACAGAGGAAGTGCAACACATGCCCACACCAGAAAGTCTGGCTTATCTGACAGCTTCGAATGCTGTTCCACTGGTCGGCGCAGACGGAAAGATGATCGCGCTTCAATTCACGCTGGGGAACGGCAAGATTGTCAATATCGGACTTGATGTTGATGCCGGCGCGCGGCTTGCGCACGACATGGCAACCGCCCTTTCAGCAAGCGTTAAAAGCGCAGCCCCTGGAGGGCTCGGCTTCACAAGAATGACGCCGGTCACTCGGGTGCAGGCGCACCCGACCGATCAACCTGAGGAGATCGCCCTCGGACTGATCGATCGGACCGGCCTTGCTCACTATTTCGTTCTTCAAAAGCAGACCAGCAGCGAACTTCGTTCCTCGCTTCGATCCGCTGAAAGCATAGCGCGCGTGGGGGTTCAACTTCCAAAAGCGTAAAGCGACCCGCGCCAAAGCGCTGCCTCGATCTGGATCGCATCGTCGGAACGTCGCTGGACGAGAGCTCCGAACACTTCGGCAGCCGCTCAGTCGAAAGAGCCCGGCTAATCTGAGCGCGCGAGCCGCAGCGCGCGCTATGATCGGACCAAATCGCTTGGATCGGAAGCGCTTTTCAATCTGGCTGTGGTTTCGGTCAGAGCGGAGAGCGCAGCTTGCATTTGATCAGGCTGCGAACTGAGCGTCGTCTGAAAGTGTTGTCGCTGCTGCTCCATGGCGCGATCGAGCGACGATCCGTAGATCGCCGCAATCGCAATCTCCTTGGCCAAGCGCGTATAGCTCTGCCACATGAGATAGAACATCAACGGCGGGACCTCACGGTTCGCAAGCATCTCATAGCAGCGCGGTCCCGCATTTTCGATCGCCCACCATTGCTGCGCGAGCACTACGAGACGCCGGAAGACTCGTCTCGTTCCGCTGAACTTGTGAGGGTCGACGCCGCCGAGGAAGGCGCAATGATCGAGCCAATTCAGGCCCGCTGTGATTGCAGTCGGATAATCGACAACGGGAACGCCCTTGAAGTCGACGACCGTTTCTTCGTGGGGAGGCTGCCTGAGAAAGGCATCCATCATTTCGGGCTGGCGCACGGCGCTAACCAAAAGCTCTACGTCGCGACTCGGCACCATCATCACGTAGCGGCACGCTTCGAGCCGGGTATGCTCCCAAATTGCCCGAACGTTTCCATCGGCGTCATTCAGGGTGCGTTTACATGCCGGATAGACAAGTCGCCCCTCATCCGTCTCTTTCAGGTACCATGGAAGCAGCTTGTCGAGAGCTGACAGCAGCGCCAAAGGCTCGAGATTGCCTAGAGCCGCTTCGGCCGAAGGCGGAGCCGGCTTCTTTGATCGTCCCCATCCCAACATTGTAGCTGCCCCCGGTCACGCTCCACCGACGCCGATTACAGCGGGGCTTGCCGCAGGCCGCAAGGCCCGCCCGAAGCCGTGCGCGCCAGTCCAGCCGGCTTCCGGTCCAGACATCGACGATGGCGCCCGCCGCGGTCGTTTCGATCACGGCCTCGATCGCGAGCGGGGCTGCGTGGTGCGTTATTTCGGCCTGGGGCTTGGCTTTCATGGCCTTTGGTCCCTCTGGCGCGTGGGCGGGGCCGCTAAGGGCCAGTCGCGCGCATCTTCGGCAGATTGCCATTCCAGGCATGGCGCCAGGCGCGGGCCGCGGCGTCCGCTTCAGGATGGGGGCCTCGTTGCCGCGGTTCATGCAATTGGCGATCTCGGTCGCCATGGCATCGTCGATCGCCGTACAGATCGGCGAGCTGTCAAGTCGGCGATAGACCCGGTGCCGATTGCGGTCACTGAAGCGTATCGCTGCCCTGCTGATCCAGTCGCGGCAGCCGGCATGGGCGCTCGAGCGTCATTCCCCGTCAAATCCATCAGGTTGGTGCAAAATGTTTCGCCGGCCTCAAGCACGGCGTTAAGCAGGAGCTCAACGATGCGGCGCGCTGGCATCCTGTGCCGCTGCGCTATGCTTGTGAGGACATCCGCGTACTGCGCTGGAACGCCGACCGCGATGCGAACTTCGCCGCGCCTTGGGCGGCCGCCGGTTCCGGTCAGGGAAATATCACGGCGCTTGCACAGTTCGAATAGGCGCGGCGCCTGGTTTGCAGCTTGCCCGATGTCCAGCGCGATTTCCTGCGCGGTCATGCTCTTGTCTTCGGCCAGGCGGCGGACCCATGCGACCCGGTCGTCGTTCCATTCGATGCGCCGGACGTTTCCGAAGTCAGGTTTCTGCATTGGCGCGCTTAGGCGTTGGCTTCGGTTGTCAGGAAGCTATGGACTGACACTGCGCCCTAGATCGGCTTCGCCCCACGCTTAGCGCGGATCGTCCAGGCGTTCCAGCACGGAATGCCTAGGGCCATGGCATCGAAATTTTGTCCGCTGGCCACCTCGGCCGCCTTTGCACAAGCTCTGTTCCGCATCTACCTCCCGTGGCTCAAGCCTGAACCCTACCAAAGCCGATCGCACGCGCACCTCAAAGACCTCGGGCAATTTCCCGTCGAACCGTAGTTGGCGGTCTTGCCGCTCTGCCGGTCACTGCAACGGCAGCGGCGGCTATCGAGCTGGACCCGGTCTTTGCCACGATTGAACGCCACCGCCAGCTGTCGGATCGCCTTTCCGCCGCGACGGCCGTATCTGCGAAGCTCATGGACGGCCCCGAATTCGAGGCAGCGGATGCGATCAGCGCCGCGAGAGCCGAAGACCTTGGGGAATATGCGGACACGCTGCTCCGCACAGAACCGACAACGATGGAGGGAGCTGTGGCGCTGACCCGCTACGTCGCTGGCTTGGGGGCGTGGCAGCTGCCGGACGACGACGATGAAGGCGATGTCGCCGACACTCCAAATAACTGGCAGAAGGTGTTCCTGGACACGCTGGCGGACGCGCTCGACAACATTCGCGTGACAGGCTGAACCCACCGGGTCAGCATGACCGTCTGGTGAAGCGAAGGGGATCGATCGGCGCTCACCGACCGTCGCAGGATGGGGAGCGCCGGTTTAGTAAGCTGACCTCGGCCTTGCGCAACCCTCGGTCCACGTGCCGATTTTCATCAAAGAGGTGGATCATTTCGCGCGAAACTTGCGGCCTCGTCCTTCCGAGTAGCGATTTTCGGGTCGTTCATCGAAGCAATGCGACTAGCAGGGCGCGCGACATCGCGCCTAAACCCAAGCTGGTCTAGCAGAAATCCAGCGGATCAGGCCCGTCAAACGCCGCTGATCGTCATGGTTGCAATGTTACCATACTTCGCCGACCGGCTGGGAGAGCAATATGGTCTACGCATGTCGCAACACGATCATGGTTATCGCTTTTATCGCAGTCGCCAGCGTCAGCATCTTGTGGGATCTGAACGGCTACATCGCCTGCGGCCTTGCGCTGGCGGCTTCAGTCGCTGCCGGCTTTTGCGTCGAGCGCGCCTTCATCAACCGGTCCCATCGCGAGATGATCAGCCTCCACGGTGCGGACTGGCAGGTTGCGGGCGGCGAGCGCGAGGGACCGGCCTCAACGGGGAAGGCAAAGGAATGACAGTCGGCCCGAGCCTCACCAAGTTCAAGGCGCCCCACCCGGAGGTGCTCGATTGCCAGGTTTGCTGCGGTCGCCCGGTCATGATCCGCGGGGTTACGGGATGGCACCTTCATTGCGAGGCGTGCGCGCGCCACGGCATGCTGATCTCGACCAAGAGCTTCGCGACCATCGAAGAGGCAGTGGCCGTTTGGAACGGCGAAGAGCTAGCCAAAACGAAACAAATGACCCGGCGCCGCACACTTGCCGCGCGCGAGCATCCGCGCCAGGCTATCCAGGAAGCCAGCGGCGTCACTGTATCCGGCGAACAGATAAGGATCACGGCGCTACATTTGCGCCCCCATGCCCCGGCGATCGAGGCGCTGCGCGCCTGGTACGGCATGCAAACAAGCGTCAATACCGTCGCGCTCTACAATGCCGCAGCAGCGCTGTTCGGCTCAAACTTCGACCCGGCCGAATACCACGACGTCGAGTGAAGCCAAAAAGCACCCCCGGGGCGGCCGCAATCGTCGCCAACTTTGGCGACGATACAGACCGCCGTCGTCGTAGTCGTTGGGCAAAAGCGCCCTGTCATCGTTTCTTCTTTCGGGCCGCTCTCTCGCGCGCGTATTGTTCGCGCGATTCCTCGCTGAGGCTGGCGAACGTCTCCGACTGGTCCCAATGCCGAATGAATGAGCCGCGATCGTTTGGCCGAATTTCTCGAAAAGTGTCCACTGGCTAACAGGCAAAAGGAAGAAATCAAAAAAGGCGTCGGAAAACGAAGCTCTTGGTGATATGCCCGCCGAGGTCAGTGTTGCCGATCTCGGCGACATAAATCCTGCGCAATAGCGCCTAAGATCGCGCAATTTATGCGCGAGCTGCCGCCTACGGCGCGAGTCTGCAGCTCGAGGGCGTGATATGCCGATATCGTAACCTGTCTTTCGACTGTCGACCGATCGGCCAGTAGGCCGGTCGACCGCGCAGAGCAAGCCGAAGGACAAAGAGCGCAAAACAACCGCCTGCCTGCTTTTGTCACGGCATGCCCATCGACCCGGTCTCTCCGTCAATTTCGTGTAACAAACCCAAACTAGAGGCTGCGAATGGTCAGCATCTCGCCGAGCCCTCGTTTCGAGCATGCTGATCAGAAACGCGGTCGAAATGATGATGGATTGATTGGCAATCGGATGCTCCCTTCAATCATTGCACTTCTTCGCCCAAGCCTGCGAACCAAGATTGCCATGCTTGGAATAGGGGGCGTGCTCGTCACAGGGGCGACTTGCGTCCTTGGGCTCAATTATGTCGCTCAGGTTCAGCGGGAGGCAGATCAGAGCATTCACCTTCGTGCTCGCCTGGCGGCGATTTCAGAAGCGTTTCTTGAGTCGCAGCAGCTTGCACTGGAGTTTTTGCGCAACCACGATGAAGCGCTGATCGCGCGCCACGCCCAAGGCATCAGGAAGGAGCTGGCCGGCCTCGATCAGATCGAGGAGTATGTTGCCTCCTTGCCGGAGGGCGATCCCCTAAAAGACGTATCGTTCCTGCGCGCCGGAATTGGCCTTTATGCAACACGTTTCAACAACATCGTTTCAGCGCAGCGCGTGCTCGGGTTCGCCGAAAATGATGGCCTCCAGGGCAAGCTGCGCAACGCCGTGCATCAGGCCGAATCCTCCCTTACGCAGATCAATCAGCCGCAGCTAACTGTGTTGATGCTGATGATGCGACGACACGAGAAGGATTTCATGCTGCGGCGTGAGGAGAAGTACGGCGATGAGCTGGATAAGCGCGTCGCCGAGTTCGAGAGCGCCCTTGCTGCTTCGGAGTTGGCGCCAGCCGCCAAGTCGGAACTGAAGAAGCTTATCGAGTCCTACCGGTCGAGCTTCGTGGCGTTCCTGGTTGCGCAACAAGCATTGGATGACCAGGTTGAAGATCTCGGACAGATCTACGGCCGGAATCGTCCTCTGCTGTTGAAAGCGATCGCGGCAGCTGAGGCCAGCGCTGCCGCTGCGGAAGAGCGCGCGTCGCGGTTTCGCCAGATGCTCGGCTGGGGAATTGGGCTTGCCACGCTCGTCATCGGTTTCGTTGCCATCCTTGTCGGGCAGACAATGGCCCGGCTGATCACACGCATGACCAAAGCGATGCGCCAACTGGCGGCCGGCCAGTTCGAGGTGACTCTACCCGGACTTGGCCGTTCGGACGAGATCGGTGAGATGGCGCAGGCCATGGAATCGTTCAAGCTTAAATTGAGTGAGAAGGCGCAGGCCGAGCTTGTCGCGAATATGGAACAGGACCGCTTGGCGGGGATGCGACGGAAGGCGGAGCTTGAGAACCTTGCAAGCACGTTCGAAGGTGCAGTCAGCGGCGTCCTCGACACACTCTCATCCGCCTCGACTGAACTCGAGGCGTCCGCTCGCAGCCTGGCGGACACGGCGCACGATACACAGGAAGTCTCTGACAAGGTGGCTTTAGCGTCGGAGGAGACCTCAGGCAATGTTCAAGTTGTCGCTGCACGTACCGCCGAGTTGATGGCGTCCGCTATGGAGGTTGGA from Bradyrhizobium arachidis carries:
- a CDS encoding 8-amino-7-oxononanoate synthase, which produces MNSIHAGKAAPYSSALNVLKENHRLRSLNPRAGIDFTSNDYLALASAPRMKKAVLAAIEAGTPIGAGGSRLLRGNCEEHERLEAEAARFFGAETALFFCSGYVANFAVLTTVPQKGDLLVLDSLVHASIHEGARAARADFRISAHNDPEAVASAIRDWRANGGVGRVWIVAESLYSMDGDFAPLKELVALADRHDAFLMVDEAHATGVYGEKGRGLTTPYEGRENLLVVHTCGKALGAAGALVTASGVLRDFMVNRCRPFIFATAPSPLIAVAVREAILILQQEPERQQRLIDLVAFTHRQMKQRGWKGPSNSQIVPYIVGDNARAMRLASALQARGFDIRGIRPPTVPAGTARLRISLTLNVGEADVRAMLDALVEETESILR
- the bioD gene encoding dethiobiotin synthase translates to MSPRIVVTGTDTGIGKTVFSSGLANLLGANYWKPVQAGLGGETDSETVARLGGLSADRILQERYRLRTPASPHYSAELDGVRVDADSLDVPDAGGRPLVIEGAGGLMVPLSGDTLYIDVFERWRLPVVLCASTVLGTINHSLLSIEALRKREIPILGMAFIGERNAETQTVIREMGRVRWLGRLPWLSDLTADTLQAAFKASFRADSFKLYAKE
- a CDS encoding adenosylmethionine--8-amino-7-oxononanoate transaminase codes for the protein MPKNKSPIWHPFTQHALQDEMTRVVRGNGAYLHTADGRRIIDAISSWWVVTHGHCHPHIVRAIQEQAGKLNQIIFAGHTHDPAEEVAAQLLKFAPPGLEHVFFSDSGSASVEVALKMALGYWHNVGKQRIRIVVMQHSYHGDTIGGMSVGARGVFNEAYGPLLFDVISVPFPATGREQDTLDALELACRNEIPAAFIAEPLILGAGGMLMYPAWVLREMKRICEASDVLFIADEVMTGWGRTGTLFACEQANITPDIVCYSKGITGGTLPLAVTLCRADIFDAHYSIDRTRTFFHSSSYTANPVACAAAKANLDLWQDPNTRQRVAEIAVMQEKAIEPFRADARFGNVRRTGTITALDLKTSDSGYLADIGPKLQAFFNNRNLLLRPLGNTIYVLPPYCATAADFDEIYAGIWDAADALAGRNALRAEKPEASVC
- a CDS encoding methyl-accepting chemotaxis protein; this encodes MVSISPSPRFEHADQKRGRNDDGLIGNRMLPSIIALLRPSLRTKIAMLGIGGVLVTGATCVLGLNYVAQVQREADQSIHLRARLAAISEAFLESQQLALEFLRNHDEALIARHAQGIRKELAGLDQIEEYVASLPEGDPLKDVSFLRAGIGLYATRFNNIVSAQRVLGFAENDGLQGKLRNAVHQAESSLTQINQPQLTVLMLMMRRHEKDFMLRREEKYGDELDKRVAEFESALAASELAPAAKSELKKLIESYRSSFVAFLVAQQALDDQVEDLGQIYGRNRPLLLKAIAAAEASAAAAEERASRFRQMLGWGIGLATLVIGFVAILVGQTMARLITRMTKAMRQLAAGQFEVTLPGLGRSDEIGEMAQAMESFKLKLSEKAQAELVANMEQDRLAGMRRKAELENLASTFEGAVSGVLDTLSSASTELEASARSLADTAHDTQEVSDKVALASEETSGNVQVVAARTAELMASAMEVGRQVEQSAEIAKGAVRQAEETDRRIKHLAAAALKVGGVVELIAAIARQTNLLSLNATIEAARAGKIGSGFAVVAHEVKSLATQTTKATSDIAEQIGEIQAATEESVTAIAEIGSSIGRISQIASTIAAAIEEQGTATRHIAQNIQRAAEMSTQVASNIRQVAGSASSTGASSSQVLTSANALAQSSHRLKLEVDGFLAGVRCDHLKVLQN